The following are from one region of the Candidatus Thermoplasmatota archaeon genome:
- a CDS encoding FtsX-like permease family protein, giving the protein MTRAGVAPHVAAVALGTALFVLVQAAFAAVADPARLYAPDAEAVLPASRLPVPGGRALDPATVTALVASPLAREALPETFTFAIVRGEPVVARGADLADLLALHRARLVAGAMPVSANDSALLVGERLAARLGLAPGDVVAIPASIQPDVVVLRVGGLVAAETALADELLVDLASGRRLGGLAPGAAHLVEIVPLDRERLREAVRATLLEADRIVVAGPAWGRAGEMVTLRVTDGDGNPLAAVRLTDGASSALTDARGEARVALAAGRATWTATGAGRAPVSHAVFGAGPDDGVVVARIALASTVVDPGGRVLVEAELVNFAAEPRAGAHDVRLDGVPVASLAYRLSPGAREVLRATFDARAPGDRIVAVADLAAPLLVATPEVARAQWRLIAGGAPLATASSGEAVGAVFGSVALAGVLVSLLSFALFFVGNAAVFSRLAAARAADLALLSALGATRRQVRAFARRALAPAAVAAALAGVALGAAAAEALAGLDAFAVFGHRPAVSLEPARFAVLAAFALLSTLGAAEVAAERLARPRPPASRRPARADLAEALA; this is encoded by the coding sequence TTGACGCGCGCGGGCGTCGCGCCGCACGTCGCCGCGGTCGCGCTCGGAACGGCGCTCTTCGTGCTCGTTCAAGCCGCCTTCGCGGCGGTCGCGGATCCCGCGCGCCTCTACGCTCCGGACGCGGAGGCCGTCCTTCCCGCCTCGCGGCTTCCGGTGCCGGGCGGGCGCGCGCTCGACCCCGCGACCGTGACCGCTCTCGTGGCGAGCCCGCTTGCGCGCGAGGCGTTGCCGGAGACGTTCACGTTCGCGATCGTCCGCGGGGAGCCCGTCGTCGCGCGCGGCGCGGACCTCGCGGATCTCCTCGCGCTCCACCGCGCGCGGCTCGTCGCGGGGGCGATGCCCGTTTCGGCCAACGATTCCGCGCTCCTTGTCGGGGAGCGGCTCGCGGCCCGCCTCGGCCTCGCGCCCGGCGACGTCGTCGCGATCCCGGCCTCGATCCAGCCCGACGTGGTCGTGCTGCGTGTGGGGGGGCTCGTCGCGGCCGAGACCGCGCTGGCCGACGAGCTCCTCGTCGATCTCGCGTCGGGCCGCCGCCTCGGCGGCCTCGCGCCGGGGGCCGCGCACCTTGTCGAGATCGTGCCGCTCGATCGCGAGCGTCTCCGCGAGGCGGTGCGCGCCACGCTCCTCGAGGCCGACCGGATCGTCGTCGCGGGCCCCGCATGGGGCCGCGCGGGGGAGATGGTGACGCTGCGCGTCACCGATGGCGACGGAAACCCTCTCGCGGCCGTGCGGCTCACCGACGGCGCGTCGTCGGCCTTGACGGATGCGCGCGGCGAGGCGCGCGTCGCGCTTGCGGCCGGCCGCGCGACCTGGACGGCGACGGGCGCGGGTCGCGCCCCCGTTTCGCACGCCGTCTTCGGTGCGGGTCCGGACGACGGCGTCGTCGTCGCGCGGATCGCGCTCGCGTCGACCGTCGTCGACCCCGGCGGTCGGGTCTTGGTCGAGGCGGAGCTCGTGAACTTCGCCGCGGAGCCCCGCGCGGGCGCGCACGACGTCAGGCTCGACGGGGTCCCCGTCGCCTCGCTCGCCTACCGGCTCTCGCCGGGCGCGCGCGAGGTCCTTCGCGCGACCTTCGACGCCCGCGCCCCGGGCGATCGCATCGTCGCGGTCGCCGACCTTGCGGCCCCTCTCCTCGTCGCGACGCCCGAGGTGGCGCGCGCGCAATGGCGACTTATCGCCGGCGGGGCGCCTCTCGCAACGGCGAGCTCCGGCGAGGCCGTCGGCGCCGTGTTCGGGTCGGTCGCGCTTGCGGGCGTGCTCGTCTCGCTCCTTTCGTTCGCGCTCTTCTTCGTGGGGAACGCGGCCGTCTTCTCGCGCCTCGCGGCCGCGCGCGCGGCCGACCTCGCGCTGCTTTCGGCGCTCGGCGCGACGCGGCGGCAGGTCAGGGCGTTCGCGCGCCGCGCCCTCGCGCCCGCGGCCGTGGCCGCCGCCCTCGCGGGCGTCGCCCTCGGCGCGGCGGCGGCTGAGGCGCTCGCGGGCCTCGACGCATTCGCGGTCTTCGGCCATCGACCCGCGGTCTCGCTCGAGCCCGCCCGGTTCGCGGTCCTCGCCGCTTTCGCGCTGCTTTCGACGCTCGGCGC
- a CDS encoding FtsX-like permease family protein — translation MFGRVADDRSSLLLATGLALAAAYLAGGAAVSAGFADALAGQSDRFDVPAVLAWVGEDPFASPGFGAVPEGASAVRVAAARTTDGRPVTLAAVEAVGPGAPLEAGTTGIGPAADLAVARFEGNVTVRGVLEAIHAPRGWVFAPLEDFERVAPRFGRALVLAPGAEAPEGASTVPLVGVRAFVAGGGGALAAGFGLLVAATGLVAAAVTVNLAASAVEHHRADVHLARSLGASRADVLRWAASWLARIVGAGIVVGAALGVVLAYAAFSFGNRLGLRAPVTPAPDWTLAPALLALAALAFGAGLLAARRALVKLEGSRLEASP, via the coding sequence GTGTTCGGGCGCGTCGCGGACGACCGGTCGTCGCTCCTCCTCGCGACGGGTCTCGCGCTCGCGGCCGCGTATCTCGCGGGCGGCGCGGCGGTCTCGGCCGGCTTCGCGGACGCGCTCGCGGGGCAGTCGGACCGCTTCGACGTGCCGGCTGTGCTCGCCTGGGTCGGCGAGGATCCGTTCGCGAGCCCCGGGTTCGGGGCCGTCCCCGAAGGCGCGTCGGCGGTGCGTGTCGCGGCGGCGCGGACGACGGACGGCCGCCCCGTGACGCTCGCGGCCGTGGAGGCGGTGGGCCCCGGCGCGCCGCTCGAGGCGGGGACGACCGGGATCGGTCCGGCCGCCGACCTCGCGGTCGCGCGCTTCGAGGGGAACGTCACGGTCCGGGGCGTCCTCGAGGCGATCCACGCGCCGCGCGGGTGGGTGTTCGCGCCGCTCGAGGACTTCGAGCGCGTCGCCCCGCGCTTCGGCCGCGCGCTCGTGCTCGCGCCCGGCGCTGAGGCGCCCGAAGGCGCCTCGACCGTGCCGCTCGTCGGCGTCCGCGCGTTCGTCGCGGGCGGCGGCGGGGCGCTTGCGGCGGGGTTCGGCCTCCTCGTCGCCGCGACGGGCCTCGTCGCGGCGGCGGTGACCGTGAACCTCGCGGCGTCGGCCGTCGAGCACCACCGCGCGGACGTGCACCTCGCGCGGAGCCTCGGCGCCTCGCGCGCGGACGTCCTGCGTTGGGCGGCGTCGTGGCTCGCGCGCATCGTCGGCGCGGGGATCGTCGTGGGCGCCGCGCTCGGGGTCGTCCTCGCGTACGCGGCCTTCAGCTTCGGGAATCGCCTCGGGCTCCGCGCGCCCGTGACGCCCGCGCCCGACTGGACGCTCGCCCCCGCGCTCCTCGCGCTCGCGGCGCTCGCGTTCGGCGCGGGCCTCCTCGCGGCGCGGCGCGCGCTCGTCAAGCTCGAGGGGTCACGACTGGAGGCCTCGCCTTGA